In Bacillus sp. NP247, one DNA window encodes the following:
- a CDS encoding RicAFT regulatory complex protein RicA family protein, with translation MKVYTKDEIVEQAKELAKMISETEEVDFFKRAEAQIHKNENVKRAIDEIKALQKQAVNLQHYGKWEALKKVEAEIDALQDKLDNIPVVQEFKSSQTYVNDLLQLVASTISNNVTDEILVSTGGDVLKGETGAAVESKKGNCGC, from the coding sequence ATGAAAGTATATACAAAAGATGAAATTGTTGAGCAAGCGAAAGAATTAGCAAAAATGATCTCTGAAACAGAAGAAGTCGATTTCTTTAAGCGAGCAGAAGCACAAATTCATAAAAATGAAAATGTAAAGCGAGCAATTGATGAAATAAAAGCTTTGCAAAAACAAGCAGTAAACTTGCAACATTATGGGAAATGGGAAGCCTTGAAAAAAGTAGAAGCTGAAATTGATGCACTTCAAGATAAGTTAGATAATATCCCAGTTGTACAGGAGTTTAAATCGTCACAAACATATGTAAATGACTTATTACAGCTAGTTGCTAGTACCATTTCTAACAATGTAACAGATGAAATATTAGTTTCAACTGGCGGCGATGTGTTGAAGGGTGAAACTGGTGCAGCGGTAGAAAGTAAAAAAGGAAATTGTGGTTGTTAA
- the cotE gene encoding outer spore coat protein CotE — translation MSEFREIITKAVVGKGRKYTKSTHTCESNNEPTSILGCWVINHSYEARKNGKHVEIEGFYDVNTWYSFDGNTKTEVVTERVNYTDEVSIGYRDKNFSGDDLEIIARVIQPPNCLEALVSPNGNKIVVTVEREFVTEVVGETKICVSVNPEGCVESDEDFQVDDDEFEELDPNFIVDAEEE, via the coding sequence ATGTCCGAATTTAGAGAGATTATTACAAAAGCAGTGGTTGGAAAAGGACGTAAGTATACAAAGTCAACGCATACATGTGAATCGAATAATGAGCCAACAAGTATTTTAGGGTGCTGGGTAATTAACCATTCGTACGAAGCGAGAAAGAATGGGAAACATGTGGAAATTGAAGGTTTCTATGATGTAAACACTTGGTATTCATTTGATGGAAACACAAAGACTGAAGTTGTAACAGAACGTGTTAACTACACTGATGAAGTAAGCATTGGGTATCGTGATAAAAACTTCTCTGGTGACGATTTAGAAATTATCGCTCGTGTAATTCAGCCGCCAAATTGTTTAGAAGCTCTTGTATCGCCAAATGGTAATAAAATTGTTGTGACGGTAGAACGTGAATTTGTAACAGAAGTAGTTGGGGAAACGAAAATTTGTGTAAGTGTAAATCCTGAAGGTTGCGTAGAATCAGACGAGGATTTCCAAGTCGATGATGATGAGTTTGAAGAATTAGATCCGAACTTTATCGTCGATGCAGAAGAAGAGTAA
- the mutS gene encoding DNA mismatch repair protein MutS, with translation MTQYTPMIQQYLKVKADYQDAFLFFRLGDFYEMFFEDAVKAAHELEITLTSRDGGSSERIPMCGVPHHAAKNYIEQLVEKGYKVAVCEQVEDPKTAKGVVRREVVQLITPGTMMEGRTIDEKENNFLAALTHFEDGSYALACNDLTTGQNTVTLLTGSVEDILLEVYATGSKEIVVDSTFSKDELNKLTETLKMTISYEDATTIPEGLEHLVKNVSQAKLIKAIGRLFNYVIRTQKRSLDHLQPVEIYYTNQFMKIDVHSKRNLELTETLRTKEKTGSLLWLLDKTKTAMGGRMLKQWMERPLIQKEKVEERLEMVEMFVNDYFLREDLKEKLKEVYDLERLAGKVAFGNVNARDLLQLRRSLLQVPAILEAISLLDNAYAARLIQGADPCESLTELLGRSIQENPPLSIKDGDIIKDGYNNKLDQYRYVSKNGKTWIAELEKRERDITGVKSLKIGYNRIFGYYIEVTKANLAALPEGRYERKQTLANAERFITDELKEKETLILEAEEKIVQLEYDLFTALREEVKVFIPKLQHLAKVISELDVLQSFATVSEEEQFVKPVLTTKREIFIKDGRHPVVEKVLNGKLYVPNDCIMPEKMDVFLITGPNMSGKSTYMRQLALVTVMSQIGCFVPATEAVLPVFDQIFTRIGAADDLISGQSTFMVEMLEAKNAIANASERSLILFDEIGRGTSTYDGMALAQAIIEHIHDQIGAKTLFSTHYHELTVLEESLDQLKNVHVSAIEENGKVVFLHKIQDGAADKSYGIHVAQLAELPDSLIARAKEVLAQLEGQEEIIIPKRVEVKVQEVAPEPVVVKEESAKIEEEKEEESQLSFFGGEQSSKKQDKPVLDQKETAVLAQIKKIDLLDMTPLEAMNELYRLQKKLKKG, from the coding sequence ATGACGCAATATACGCCTATGATACAGCAATACTTAAAGGTTAAGGCAGACTATCAAGATGCCTTTTTATTTTTCCGATTAGGTGATTTTTATGAAATGTTCTTTGAAGATGCGGTTAAAGCAGCTCATGAACTTGAAATTACATTAACGAGCCGAGATGGTGGTAGTAGTGAACGTATACCGATGTGTGGTGTACCGCATCATGCAGCTAAAAATTATATTGAACAACTTGTTGAAAAAGGATATAAAGTAGCCGTTTGCGAGCAAGTGGAAGATCCAAAAACAGCTAAAGGTGTAGTACGTCGTGAAGTAGTACAATTAATTACGCCAGGAACGATGATGGAAGGGCGTACAATAGACGAGAAAGAGAATAACTTCTTAGCAGCATTAACACATTTTGAAGATGGATCTTATGCGTTAGCTTGTAATGACTTAACGACTGGACAAAATACAGTGACGTTATTAACAGGTTCGGTAGAAGACATTTTATTAGAAGTGTATGCGACTGGTTCAAAAGAAATTGTTGTAGATTCTACCTTTTCAAAAGATGAATTAAATAAATTAACTGAAACATTAAAAATGACGATTTCGTATGAAGATGCAACAACTATTCCAGAAGGATTAGAACATCTTGTGAAAAATGTTTCACAAGCAAAGTTAATTAAAGCAATTGGACGCTTATTTAACTATGTGATAAGAACACAAAAACGTTCGTTAGATCACTTACAACCAGTAGAAATTTATTACACGAACCAATTTATGAAAATTGATGTGCATTCAAAACGCAATTTAGAGTTAACAGAGACTCTTCGTACGAAGGAAAAGACAGGCTCATTATTATGGCTATTAGATAAAACAAAAACGGCTATGGGTGGGCGTATGTTAAAACAGTGGATGGAACGTCCACTTATCCAGAAAGAAAAAGTTGAAGAACGTTTAGAAATGGTTGAAATGTTTGTAAATGATTACTTCTTACGTGAAGATTTAAAAGAAAAATTAAAAGAAGTATATGATTTAGAGCGTTTAGCAGGGAAAGTTGCATTTGGTAATGTAAATGCACGGGACTTATTACAATTAAGACGTTCTTTACTTCAAGTACCAGCTATTTTAGAAGCGATTAGTCTTTTAGATAATGCTTATGCAGCAAGGTTAATCCAAGGTGCGGATCCATGTGAGAGCTTAACTGAATTACTAGGAAGAAGTATTCAAGAAAACCCACCGCTTTCTATTAAAGATGGAGATATTATTAAAGACGGTTATAATAACAAGCTTGATCAATATCGTTACGTTAGTAAAAACGGAAAAACGTGGATTGCTGAGCTTGAAAAACGAGAGCGTGATATTACAGGGGTTAAATCATTAAAAATTGGGTACAACCGTATTTTCGGCTACTACATTGAAGTGACGAAGGCGAATCTTGCAGCACTTCCAGAAGGGCGCTATGAGCGTAAACAAACACTTGCAAATGCAGAACGTTTCATAACAGATGAACTAAAAGAAAAAGAAACATTAATCTTAGAAGCAGAAGAGAAAATTGTACAATTAGAATACGATTTATTTACAGCACTTCGCGAAGAAGTAAAAGTATTCATACCGAAATTGCAACACTTAGCGAAAGTAATTAGTGAACTAGACGTACTGCAAAGCTTTGCGACAGTTAGTGAAGAAGAGCAGTTTGTAAAACCTGTTTTAACAACTAAGCGCGAAATCTTTATTAAAGATGGTCGTCATCCTGTCGTTGAAAAAGTATTGAACGGGAAATTGTATGTACCGAATGATTGTATTATGCCGGAGAAGATGGATGTCTTTTTAATTACAGGACCGAACATGTCTGGTAAAAGTACGTATATGAGACAATTAGCACTTGTTACTGTTATGTCACAAATTGGTTGCTTTGTACCAGCGACCGAAGCAGTATTACCTGTCTTCGATCAAATCTTTACGAGAATTGGTGCAGCAGATGATTTAATCTCAGGTCAAAGTACATTTATGGTTGAAATGTTAGAAGCGAAAAATGCAATTGCAAATGCATCAGAAAGAAGTTTAATTTTATTCGATGAAATAGGACGCGGTACATCTACGTACGATGGTATGGCACTTGCACAAGCAATCATTGAACATATTCATGACCAAATTGGTGCGAAAACATTATTCTCTACACATTATCATGAATTAACAGTGTTAGAAGAAAGTTTAGACCAGCTAAAGAATGTACATGTTTCAGCAATTGAAGAGAATGGAAAAGTAGTTTTCCTTCATAAAATTCAAGATGGAGCGGCTGATAAAAGTTACGGAATTCACGTTGCTCAACTTGCCGAGCTTCCAGATAGCTTAATCGCTCGCGCGAAAGAAGTGTTAGCGCAACTAGAGGGACAAGAAGAAATTATCATTCCGAAACGAGTAGAAGTGAAAGTGCAAGAAGTTGCTCCAGAACCAGTTGTTGTAAAAGAAGAATCGGCAAAAATAGAAGAAGAGAAAGAAGAAGAATCACAACTATCTTTCTTTGGAGGAGAACAGTCTTCGAAAAAACAAGACAAGCCTGTGCTCGATCAAAAAGAAACGGCAGTACTTGCACAAATTAAAAAGATTGATTTACTCGATATGACGCCTTTAGAAGCGATGAACGAACTGTATCGCCTGCAGAAAAAGTTAAAGAAAGGATGA
- the miaB gene encoding tRNA (N6-isopentenyl adenosine(37)-C2)-methylthiotransferase MiaB: protein MNEQQRLASRQANSSTKKEEKDYSKYFESVYQPPSLKLAKKRGKEEVKIERDFGLPEEFRNFGAGRKFYIRTYGCQMNEHDTEVMAGIFTTLGYEPTFSTEEADVILLNTCAIRENAENKVFGELGHLKSLKRRNPDLLIGVCGCMSQEESVVNKIMQKNQHVDMVFGTHNIHRLPYILKDAMFSKETVVEVWSKEGDVIENLPKVRRGDIKAWVNIMYGCDKFCTYCIVPYTRGKERSRRPEDIIKEIRHLAANGYREITLLGQNVNAYGKDFEDIQYGLGDLMDELRKIDIARIRFTTSHPRDFDDHLIDVLGKGGNLVEHIHLPVQSGSTDMLKIMARKYSREHYLELVRKIKETIPNAVLTTDIIVGFPNETDEQFEETMSLYREVGFDTAFTFIYSPREGTPAAKMQDNVPMEVKKERLQRLNTLVNEYAVNKNKRYIGQIVEVLVDGESKNNPEVLAGYTRTNKLVNFVASKSLIGQLVKVKVTEAKTWSLNGELVKEPIEVK from the coding sequence GGGAAAGAAGAAGTTAAAATTGAACGAGATTTTGGCTTACCTGAAGAGTTCCGCAATTTTGGCGCAGGAAGAAAGTTTTACATTCGTACATATGGCTGTCAAATGAATGAACATGATACAGAAGTAATGGCTGGGATTTTTACAACACTTGGATATGAGCCAACCTTTTCAACTGAAGAGGCAGATGTGATTTTATTAAATACTTGTGCAATTCGTGAAAATGCTGAAAATAAAGTGTTCGGTGAACTTGGTCATTTAAAATCATTAAAGCGAAGAAATCCGGATCTTTTAATTGGTGTATGTGGTTGTATGTCACAAGAAGAATCTGTTGTAAATAAAATTATGCAAAAAAATCAGCATGTAGATATGGTGTTTGGTACACATAATATTCATAGATTACCGTATATCCTAAAGGACGCAATGTTCTCAAAAGAGACGGTAGTTGAAGTTTGGTCAAAAGAAGGGGATGTAATTGAAAACCTTCCGAAAGTACGTCGTGGTGATATTAAAGCTTGGGTAAATATTATGTATGGCTGTGATAAGTTCTGTACATATTGTATTGTACCGTATACACGCGGAAAAGAGCGTAGCAGACGTCCAGAAGATATTATTAAAGAAATTCGCCATTTAGCTGCGAACGGTTATAGAGAAATTACGTTACTTGGCCAAAACGTAAACGCATACGGTAAAGACTTTGAAGATATACAATATGGTCTTGGCGATTTAATGGATGAACTTCGTAAAATCGATATCGCACGTATTCGTTTTACAACAAGTCATCCACGTGATTTTGATGATCATTTAATTGATGTTCTTGGAAAAGGTGGTAACCTAGTAGAACATATCCACTTACCAGTTCAATCTGGTAGTACAGATATGCTTAAAATTATGGCGCGTAAATATTCGCGAGAACACTATTTAGAGCTTGTACGAAAAATTAAAGAAACAATTCCGAATGCAGTACTAACGACTGATATTATCGTTGGTTTCCCAAATGAAACGGACGAACAGTTTGAAGAGACGATGTCATTATATCGTGAAGTAGGATTTGATACGGCATTTACATTTATTTATTCCCCGCGCGAGGGTACACCAGCTGCAAAAATGCAGGATAATGTTCCGATGGAAGTGAAGAAAGAGCGATTACAACGCTTAAATACACTAGTGAATGAATATGCAGTTAATAAGAATAAGCGTTATATAGGACAAATTGTAGAAGTATTAGTTGATGGAGAAAGTAAGAATAACCCTGAAGTACTTGCGGGATACACACGTACGAATAAACTTGTAAACTTTGTTGCTTCAAAATCTTTAATTGGTCAACTTGTGAAAGTAAAAGTAACGGAAGCAAAAACTTGGTCTCTTAACGGGGAATTGGTTAAGGAACCGATTGAGGTGAAATAA
- the mutL gene encoding DNA mismatch repair endonuclease MutL, translated as MGKIRKLDDQLSNLIAAGEVVERPASVVKELVENSIDANSTSIEIHLEEAGLSKIRIIDNGDGIAEEDCIVAFERHATSKIKDENDLFRIRTLGFRGEALPSIASVSELELITSTGDAPGTHLIIKGGDIIKQEKTASRKGTDITVQNLFFNTPARLKYMKTIHTELGNITDIVYRIAMSHPEVSLKLFHNEKKLLHTSGNGDVRQVLASIYSIQVAKKLIPIEAESLDFTIKGYVTLPEVTRASRNYMSTIVNGRYVRNFVLMKAIQQGYHTLLPIGRYPIGFLSIEMDPMLVDVNVHPAKLEVRFSKEQELLKLIEETLQAAFKKIQLIPDAGVTTKKKEKDESVQGQFHFEHTKPKESQVPNIILPTGMDEKQKETTTVKQPAQLWQQPKQEWQPPQSLVREEQSWQPSTKPIIEEPIREEKSWNSNEEDFELEELEEEVGEIKEIEMNGNDLPPLYPIGQMHGTYIFAQNDNGLYMIDQHAAQERINYEYFRDKVGRVTQEVQELLVPYRIDLSLTEFLRVEEQLKELKKVGLFLEQFGHQSFIVRSHPTWFPKGQETEIIDEMMEQVVKLKKVDIKKLREEAAIMMSCKASIKANQYLTNDQIFALLEELRTTTNPYTCPHGRPILVHHSTYELEKMFKRVM; from the coding sequence ATGGGGAAAATTCGCAAACTCGATGACCAACTCTCTAACTTAATTGCGGCAGGGGAAGTAGTAGAGCGCCCTGCCTCAGTCGTAAAAGAACTTGTGGAAAATTCTATCGATGCGAATAGTACATCTATTGAAATCCACTTAGAAGAAGCTGGTTTATCAAAAATTCGCATCATTGATAATGGAGATGGCATTGCCGAAGAAGATTGTATCGTTGCGTTTGAACGCCACGCAACGAGCAAAATTAAAGATGAAAACGATCTGTTCCGTATAAGAACGCTCGGATTCCGCGGTGAGGCATTGCCAAGTATTGCCTCAGTTAGTGAATTGGAATTAATCACTAGCACAGGTGATGCGCCTGGTACCCACCTTATTATTAAAGGTGGAGACATTATAAAACAAGAGAAAACGGCAAGCCGAAAAGGAACAGATATTACAGTACAAAACTTATTCTTTAATACACCAGCGCGCCTTAAATATATGAAAACTATTCATACAGAGCTTGGGAATATTACAGATATCGTGTATCGTATTGCAATGTCTCATCCAGAAGTATCGTTAAAACTGTTTCATAATGAAAAGAAATTGCTTCATACATCAGGAAACGGTGATGTAAGACAAGTACTTGCATCGATTTACAGCATTCAAGTTGCGAAGAAGCTTATTCCAATTGAAGCCGAATCTTTAGATTTCACAATTAAAGGGTATGTAACATTACCAGAAGTAACGAGAGCATCTCGAAATTATATGTCAACGATCGTGAATGGCCGTTACGTTCGAAATTTCGTATTAATGAAAGCCATTCAGCAAGGATACCATACATTATTGCCAATTGGACGATATCCAATCGGCTTCCTATCGATTGAAATGGATCCAATGCTTGTTGACGTTAACGTACATCCAGCAAAATTAGAAGTTCGTTTTAGTAAAGAACAAGAATTGCTAAAGCTTATCGAAGAAACATTGCAAGCGGCATTCAAAAAAATACAGCTCATTCCAGATGCAGGTGTAACAACGAAGAAAAAAGAAAAAGATGAAAGTGTGCAAGGGCAGTTCCATTTTGAGCATACAAAGCCGAAAGAATCACAGGTGCCAAACATTATTTTACCGACTGGCATGGATGAAAAACAAAAAGAAACAACGACTGTAAAACAGCCAGCACAACTGTGGCAACAGCCGAAGCAAGAATGGCAACCACCACAGTCGCTAGTAAGAGAAGAACAAAGTTGGCAGCCATCTACTAAACCGATAATCGAAGAACCAATTCGGGAAGAGAAATCATGGAACAGTAACGAAGAAGACTTTGAATTAGAGGAATTAGAAGAAGAAGTCGGGGAAATAAAAGAGATTGAAATGAACGGTAACGATTTACCACCGCTTTATCCAATTGGACAAATGCATGGAACATATATTTTCGCTCAAAATGATAACGGGTTATATATGATTGATCAACATGCAGCGCAGGAGCGCATCAATTATGAATATTTTCGTGATAAAGTGGGACGAGTTACGCAAGAAGTACAAGAGTTACTTGTACCGTACCGTATTGATTTATCTCTTACTGAATTTTTGCGTGTCGAAGAGCAATTAAAAGAATTAAAAAAAGTGGGACTATTTTTAGAGCAATTCGGCCATCAATCCTTTATCGTCCGCTCGCATCCAACATGGTTCCCAAAAGGTCAAGAAACAGAAATCATCGACGAAATGATGGAGCAAGTTGTCAAACTAAAAAAAGTAGATATTAAAAAACTACGAGAAGAAGCAGCTATCATGATGAGCTGTAAAGCTTCCATAAAAGCAAATCAATATTTAACGAATGATCAAATATTTGCTTTACTTGAAGAGCTGCGCACAACAACAAACCCATATACATGTCCACACGGAAGACCAATTCTTGTACATCATTCTACTTATGAATTGGAGAAGATGTTTAAGAGGGTTATGTAG
- a CDS encoding dynamin family protein, which yields MRLEKQLIKKMYYETFLIENETQPPLQVLGESYLNEEKDEISDGSYIRFAQGEFYYHHQDFEAAIFKWEKVSNELAPWAQKNIADAYFELNRLSVAEDVYTSITTDNKILMTEIGLQLLSLYIEKNNFDSAFNVIKEAVNLNPDYPNVTIIARSLYEEQQDFDSAVELAVNELIRTESYPWFEVLKGYIDKGFTKNISPDYFYEILVTLNNVDQVQFTQIVSSLWNSYKNEQNYLLWLNTINEFFLHIEIHSSDIWDKISSLYEETYFELIQGQYMLRQLHDIIPNLLTNWLKVVNPSHAVFPSAAVLAWDEIFPSKIDSANIKHAENLLSYSINHVNGLEYSLHLFESITQWAQKHDIEMGHRFRWLVGELADLRTNRILVTGTSGNGKTAFINSILGENILESSISNVVVLKNDAHTEINAITDSAITTTENFSDYHNMMAVHHQTYRERACVEFKLPCRFLSKNKLAFVVTPGFNRNNDTRDEIFEYLNSVDELLFVLNADSPFTDKERDILLSIQEHTPNLQIHFLLNKIDNIYSEAEVKRVLHDTQARINAYFPHARLFPYSSLYTSSQQLNDLTEFIRFNFNHKNIDAERTEKLLFFIRKTITYLLDKRVEKENNLLDVINWNEDMLVKLNGCINNLTAFEKEKIHLITESYRAMKTEITNDLTERIPKLLQSCSDLISEDSDFGHIDIELNTAMNGRVHKYLEQTVLPNFARSMQNWIATSNNEFLQSQSYLEELSEGLNSLFGENRIQLECDFKVLDDWRRDTDRMTTRIQMEEVNILRRFTPAKFLLKSAGKLFGVLPKNRAMLYNKYKQYLENEDYTEVTASIMKKFFLQFELFENTQERDINMFFRNPFNSLKQAVENTHLEIQEKQEILHKMKSNPEVYHDSITLFELRLRQCEVILNIGEYNAYTDLTLETIIE from the coding sequence ATGAGATTAGAAAAACAATTAATAAAAAAGATGTATTATGAAACATTCCTAATAGAGAATGAAACACAACCACCTCTTCAAGTACTTGGAGAATCTTATTTAAACGAAGAAAAAGATGAGATTTCCGATGGGTCTTATATTCGTTTTGCACAGGGAGAATTTTATTACCACCATCAAGATTTTGAAGCAGCTATTTTTAAATGGGAGAAAGTTAGTAATGAACTAGCACCATGGGCACAAAAAAACATTGCTGATGCTTACTTCGAACTTAACCGATTATCAGTTGCTGAAGATGTTTATACTTCCATTACTACTGATAATAAAATATTGATGACCGAAATTGGACTGCAATTACTTTCTCTTTACATCGAGAAAAATAATTTTGATTCAGCTTTCAATGTTATTAAAGAAGCAGTTAATTTAAATCCCGATTATCCAAACGTCACAATAATTGCCCGTTCCTTGTATGAGGAACAGCAAGATTTTGATAGTGCAGTAGAGCTTGCTGTGAATGAGTTAATTCGAACAGAATCTTATCCGTGGTTTGAGGTTCTAAAAGGATATATCGATAAAGGATTTACTAAAAATATTTCACCAGATTATTTTTATGAAATATTAGTTACATTAAATAATGTAGATCAAGTGCAATTTACGCAAATTGTTTCATCACTTTGGAACAGTTATAAAAATGAACAAAATTACTTATTATGGCTTAACACAATAAATGAATTTTTCTTACATATCGAAATACATTCGTCCGATATATGGGACAAAATTTCTTCTCTTTACGAGGAAACGTACTTTGAATTAATTCAAGGTCAATATATGCTTAGACAATTACATGATATCATTCCAAATCTGTTAACAAACTGGCTAAAGGTAGTCAATCCATCTCACGCTGTATTTCCATCTGCAGCTGTATTGGCATGGGATGAGATTTTTCCTTCCAAAATAGATTCAGCAAACATAAAACATGCGGAAAACCTACTGTCATATTCTATTAATCATGTGAATGGCTTAGAGTATAGTTTACATCTTTTTGAATCTATTACACAGTGGGCACAAAAGCATGATATAGAAATGGGTCACAGATTTAGATGGTTAGTTGGCGAGCTTGCAGATTTAAGAACAAATCGTATTTTAGTAACGGGAACTTCAGGAAACGGAAAAACTGCATTTATTAACTCTATATTAGGAGAAAATATATTAGAAAGCTCAATCTCAAATGTAGTGGTTTTAAAAAATGATGCTCATACAGAAATTAATGCTATAACAGATTCAGCAATTACAACAACTGAGAATTTCTCTGATTACCATAATATGATGGCAGTGCATCATCAAACATATAGAGAGAGAGCATGTGTTGAATTTAAATTACCATGCAGATTTTTAAGTAAAAATAAACTTGCATTTGTAGTTACACCTGGCTTTAATAGGAATAACGACACTAGAGATGAAATATTCGAATATTTAAATTCTGTAGATGAATTATTGTTCGTATTGAATGCGGATTCACCTTTTACTGACAAAGAACGTGACATTCTATTAAGCATTCAAGAACATACACCAAATCTACAAATTCATTTCTTATTAAATAAAATCGATAACATTTATAGTGAAGCAGAAGTAAAAAGAGTTTTACATGATACGCAAGCGAGAATAAACGCATATTTCCCGCATGCGAGACTTTTCCCTTACTCTTCGTTATATACAAGTAGTCAACAACTAAATGATTTAACTGAGTTTATTCGTTTTAACTTTAACCATAAAAATATCGATGCAGAACGTACTGAAAAGCTATTGTTTTTCATTCGAAAAACAATTACATATCTTCTGGATAAACGCGTTGAGAAGGAAAACAATCTATTAGATGTTATTAATTGGAATGAAGATATGTTAGTTAAACTAAATGGTTGTATTAATAACCTTACTGCTTTTGAAAAGGAAAAAATTCATTTAATTACAGAATCATATCGTGCAATGAAAACTGAGATTACTAATGATCTTACTGAACGTATTCCGAAGCTATTACAGAGTTGTTCTGATTTAATTAGTGAAGACAGCGATTTCGGGCACATTGATATTGAACTAAATACAGCGATGAACGGAAGAGTACACAAATATTTAGAACAAACTGTATTACCTAATTTTGCTCGTTCTATGCAAAATTGGATTGCAACTTCTAATAATGAGTTCCTTCAAAGTCAATCGTACTTAGAAGAACTCAGTGAAGGACTTAATTCTTTATTTGGAGAAAATCGGATACAGTTAGAATGTGACTTTAAAGTGCTTGATGACTGGCGCAGAGATACGGATAGAATGACGACTAGAATACAAATGGAAGAAGTAAATATTTTACGCCGGTTTACGCCAGCAAAATTTTTACTGAAAAGTGCCGGCAAATTATTTGGGGTTCTTCCAAAGAATAGAGCGATGCTATATAACAAATACAAACAGTATTTAGAAAATGAAGATTATACCGAGGTAACGGCTTCTATTATGAAGAAATTTTTCTTGCAATTTGAGCTGTTTGAAAACACACAAGAGCGGGATATTAATATGTTCTTTAGGAATCCATTTAACTCCTTGAAACAAGCTGTAGAAAATACTCATTTAGAAATACAAGAAAAACAAGAGATATTACATAAAATGAAATCAAATCCTGAAGTTTATCATGATTCTATAACGCTCTTTGAATTGAGATTACGTCAATGTGAAGTAATCTTAAATATAGGTGAGTATAATGCCTATACAGATTTAACTTTAGAAACAATCATAGAATAA
- a CDS encoding choloylglycine hydrolase family protein, whose protein sequence is MCTSLTLHTKNGQHLFARTMDFTLDMNQEVIIIPRHYQWNNITGETINTKHATVGMGINHQGRIIMADGVNEAGMTCATLYFPGFATYSQSIDDNNMNLAPFDFVTWSLTQFNSVKELKKSVGSLTFLDIPLPDLGLTPPLHWILADKWGDCIVLEPTNEGLKMYDNPLGVMTNSPEFNWHLQNLRQYIGLKSRPFAPTEWSNLPLSAFGQGSGSMGLPGDFTPPSRFVRAAYGKQNIQGIDSEEEGVSALFHILSNCEVPKGGVITEEGTLDNTIYTSVMCMESGTYYYHTYDCRQIIAIHLFHENLDTDEIKAYSFQRKQKIFYEN, encoded by the coding sequence ATGTGTACTAGTTTGACATTACATACAAAAAATGGTCAGCATCTTTTTGCAAGAACGATGGACTTCACATTAGATATGAATCAAGAAGTAATAATCATTCCTCGACATTACCAGTGGAATAATATAACTGGTGAAACCATTAATACGAAACATGCTACGGTCGGAATGGGAATTAATCATCAAGGAAGGATCATTATGGCGGACGGAGTAAATGAAGCAGGTATGACATGTGCAACACTCTATTTTCCAGGATTCGCTACTTATAGTCAAAGCATAGATGACAACAATATGAATTTAGCTCCATTTGATTTTGTGACTTGGAGTCTTACGCAATTCAATTCTGTCAAAGAGTTAAAGAAATCTGTAGGTAGCCTTACCTTTTTGGATATACCATTACCGGATTTAGGACTTACGCCACCACTCCATTGGATTTTAGCGGATAAATGGGGAGATTGCATTGTACTGGAGCCGACAAATGAAGGATTAAAAATGTATGACAACCCACTAGGAGTGATGACGAATAGTCCGGAGTTTAATTGGCATTTACAAAATTTAAGACAATATATAGGACTTAAATCGCGGCCATTCGCGCCAACTGAGTGGAGTAACTTACCATTAAGTGCTTTTGGTCAGGGCTCAGGCTCAATGGGACTTCCAGGGGATTTCACCCCGCCATCAAGGTTTGTGCGGGCAGCATATGGCAAACAAAACATTCAAGGTATAGATAGTGAAGAAGAGGGAGTATCGGCCCTATTTCATATCTTATCAAATTGCGAGGTTCCTAAAGGCGGAGTAATAACAGAAGAAGGTACATTAGATAATACCATATATACAAGCGTAATGTGTATGGAGTCCGGAACATATTATTATCATACCTACGATTGTAGACAAATTATAGCCATTCATTTATTTCATGAAAATTTAGATACAGATGAGATTAAAGCCTATTCGTTCCAACGGAAACAAAAAATATTTTATGAAAACTAA